The following are from one region of the Hevea brasiliensis isolate MT/VB/25A 57/8 unplaced genomic scaffold, ASM3005281v1 Scaf56, whole genome shotgun sequence genome:
- the LOC131177543 gene encoding increased DNA methylation 1-like gives MFPIFLGLHKLLGKPIPVGSNNLSWTLLKFIQSDSQKHDSSDIEALTEIYSKLSIALDVMHECFEPVEEPHTKRDLLKDVIFSKESELNRLNFRGFYTVLLQKDDEFITVATVR, from the exons ATGTTTCCT ATTTTCTTGGGCCTCCATAAGCTTCTAGGAAAACCAATTCCAGTGGGTTCAAACAATCTTTCTTGGACACTGTTAAAATTCATCCAGTCTGATAGTCAGAAACATGATTCTTCTGATATTGAGGCCCTGACTGAGATCTACAGCAAGCTCAGTATTGCACTTGATGTGATGCACGAGTGTTTTGAGCCTGTTGAAGAACCTCACACCAAGAGAGATCTTCTTAAAGATGTTATATTTAGTAAGGA GTCAGAACTCAACCGTCTTAACTTTCGAGGATTCTATACAGTACTTTTGCAAAAGGATGATGAATTTATTACAGTGGCTACTGTGAG ATAA